From a region of the Calonectris borealis chromosome 2, bCalBor7.hap1.2, whole genome shotgun sequence genome:
- the TRA2A gene encoding transformer-2 protein homolog alpha isoform X3 — translation MSDVEENNFEGRESRSQSKSPAGSPARVKSESRSGSRSPSRASKHSESHSRSRSKSRSRSRRHSHRRYTRSRSHSHSHSHRRRSRSRSYTPEYRRRRSRSHSPMSNRRRHTGSRAMEHANGMELDGRRIRVDYSITKRAHTPTPGIYMGRPTHSGGGGGGGAGRRRDSYYDRGYDRGYDRYEEYDYRYRRRSPSPYYSRYRSRSRSRSYSPRRY, via the exons GAGTCTCGCTCCCAGTCAAAATCTCCAGCTGGGAGTCCTGCTCGTGTAAAATCGGAGAGCAGGTCAGGATCTCGCAGTCCATCGAGGGCTTCCAAACATTCTGAATCGCACTCTAGGTCAAGATCAAAATCAAG ATCCAGGTCCAGAAGACATTCGCACAGACGTTACACTCGTTCCAGATCCCATTCCCATTCTCATTCCCATAGGAGACGTTCTCGAAGCAGATCATACACACCAGAATACCGTCGTCGAAGGAGCCGTAGTCATTCTCCAATGTCCAACAGGAGAAGGCACACTGGCAGCAGA GCAATGGAGCATGCAAACGGTATGGAGCTGGACGGCAGGAGGATTCGAGTGGATTACTCAATCACCAAGAGAGCACATACACCCACCCCAGGCATCTACATGGGCAGGCCAACACA CagtggaggaggtggtggtggtggagcagGTCGTCGCCGTGACTCATATTATGATAGGGGGTATGACAGAGGATATGACAGATATGAAGAATATGACTACAGATACag GAGACGATCACCATCGCCTTATTATAGTCGATACCGATCCCGATCAAGATCCCGTTCCTATAGTCCAA ggcgCTACTGA
- the TRA2A gene encoding transformer-2 protein homolog alpha isoform X1 encodes MSDVEENNFEGRESRSQSKSPAGSPARVKSESRSGSRSPSRASKHSESHSRSRSKSRSRSRRHSHRRYTRSRSHSHSHSHRRRSRSRSYTPEYRRRRSRSHSPMSNRRRHTGSRANPDPNTCLGVFGLSLYTTERDLREVFSRYGPLTGVNVVYDQRTGRSRGFAFVYFERIDDSKEAMEHANGMELDGRRIRVDYSITKRAHTPTPGIYMGRPTHSGGGGGGGAGRRRDSYYDRGYDRGYDRYEEYDYRYRRRSPSPYYSRYRSRSRSRSYSPRRY; translated from the exons GAGTCTCGCTCCCAGTCAAAATCTCCAGCTGGGAGTCCTGCTCGTGTAAAATCGGAGAGCAGGTCAGGATCTCGCAGTCCATCGAGGGCTTCCAAACATTCTGAATCGCACTCTAGGTCAAGATCAAAATCAAG ATCCAGGTCCAGAAGACATTCGCACAGACGTTACACTCGTTCCAGATCCCATTCCCATTCTCATTCCCATAGGAGACGTTCTCGAAGCAGATCATACACACCAGAATACCGTCGTCGAAGGAGCCGTAGTCATTCTCCAATGTCCAACAGGAGAAGGCACACTGGCAGCAGA GCTAATCCAGATCCTAATACATGTCTTGGAGTGTTTGGTCTAAGTTTGTATACTACTGAGAGGGATTTGCGTGAAGTCTTTTCCCGTTACGGACCTTTGACTGGTGTCAATGTGGTTTACGATCAACGGACTGGACGATCAAGAGGATTTGCTTTCGTTTATTTTGAGAGAATTGATGATTCTAAAGAG GCAATGGAGCATGCAAACGGTATGGAGCTGGACGGCAGGAGGATTCGAGTGGATTACTCAATCACCAAGAGAGCACATACACCCACCCCAGGCATCTACATGGGCAGGCCAACACA CagtggaggaggtggtggtggtggagcagGTCGTCGCCGTGACTCATATTATGATAGGGGGTATGACAGAGGATATGACAGATATGAAGAATATGACTACAGATACag GAGACGATCACCATCGCCTTATTATAGTCGATACCGATCCCGATCAAGATCCCGTTCCTATAGTCCAA ggcgCTACTGA
- the TRA2A gene encoding transformer-2 protein homolog alpha isoform X2, giving the protein MSDVEENNFEGRESRSQSKSPAGSPARVKSESRSGSRSPSRASKHSESHSRSRSKSRRRSRSRSYTPEYRRRRSRSHSPMSNRRRHTGSRANPDPNTCLGVFGLSLYTTERDLREVFSRYGPLTGVNVVYDQRTGRSRGFAFVYFERIDDSKEAMEHANGMELDGRRIRVDYSITKRAHTPTPGIYMGRPTHSGGGGGGGAGRRRDSYYDRGYDRGYDRYEEYDYRYRRRSPSPYYSRYRSRSRSRSYSPRRY; this is encoded by the exons GAGTCTCGCTCCCAGTCAAAATCTCCAGCTGGGAGTCCTGCTCGTGTAAAATCGGAGAGCAGGTCAGGATCTCGCAGTCCATCGAGGGCTTCCAAACATTCTGAATCGCACTCTAGGTCAAGATCAAAATCAAG GAGACGTTCTCGAAGCAGATCATACACACCAGAATACCGTCGTCGAAGGAGCCGTAGTCATTCTCCAATGTCCAACAGGAGAAGGCACACTGGCAGCAGA GCTAATCCAGATCCTAATACATGTCTTGGAGTGTTTGGTCTAAGTTTGTATACTACTGAGAGGGATTTGCGTGAAGTCTTTTCCCGTTACGGACCTTTGACTGGTGTCAATGTGGTTTACGATCAACGGACTGGACGATCAAGAGGATTTGCTTTCGTTTATTTTGAGAGAATTGATGATTCTAAAGAG GCAATGGAGCATGCAAACGGTATGGAGCTGGACGGCAGGAGGATTCGAGTGGATTACTCAATCACCAAGAGAGCACATACACCCACCCCAGGCATCTACATGGGCAGGCCAACACA CagtggaggaggtggtggtggtggagcagGTCGTCGCCGTGACTCATATTATGATAGGGGGTATGACAGAGGATATGACAGATATGAAGAATATGACTACAGATACag GAGACGATCACCATCGCCTTATTATAGTCGATACCGATCCCGATCAAGATCCCGTTCCTATAGTCCAA ggcgCTACTGA
- the TRA2A gene encoding transformer-2 protein homolog alpha isoform X4, whose protein sequence is MSNRRRHTGSRANPDPNTCLGVFGLSLYTTERDLREVFSRYGPLTGVNVVYDQRTGRSRGFAFVYFERIDDSKEAMEHANGMELDGRRIRVDYSITKRAHTPTPGIYMGRPTHSGGGGGGGAGRRRDSYYDRGYDRGYDRYEEYDYRYRRRSPSPYYSRYRSRSRSRSYSPRRY, encoded by the exons ATGTCCAACAGGAGAAGGCACACTGGCAGCAGA GCTAATCCAGATCCTAATACATGTCTTGGAGTGTTTGGTCTAAGTTTGTATACTACTGAGAGGGATTTGCGTGAAGTCTTTTCCCGTTACGGACCTTTGACTGGTGTCAATGTGGTTTACGATCAACGGACTGGACGATCAAGAGGATTTGCTTTCGTTTATTTTGAGAGAATTGATGATTCTAAAGAG GCAATGGAGCATGCAAACGGTATGGAGCTGGACGGCAGGAGGATTCGAGTGGATTACTCAATCACCAAGAGAGCACATACACCCACCCCAGGCATCTACATGGGCAGGCCAACACA CagtggaggaggtggtggtggtggagcagGTCGTCGCCGTGACTCATATTATGATAGGGGGTATGACAGAGGATATGACAGATATGAAGAATATGACTACAGATACag GAGACGATCACCATCGCCTTATTATAGTCGATACCGATCCCGATCAAGATCCCGTTCCTATAGTCCAA ggcgCTACTGA